TCGGCGCCCCGCGTATGAGTGAACTGGGCGGGCAACCCTATGTGACCGTCCCCCTCACGATGAGGGCTTCGACACCGGCAAGACACGAAGCGCTGTGGCTGAACTGCGACGTGATCCTGCGCGAGATCGTCAGCCATGACGTACACGTCTACCGCAGCCGTACCTCCGAAGGATCCCTGCATGCGGCCCGCCTCCAGCTCGCCGGAACCTTCAACTACGCCAGGTCGGCGGTGACGATCTCCGTCGAAGCAGCATCGGCCCAGGGCTTCGCGGACACCGTGGGCATGGGCATGGTCCACGTCCTTGAAGGCCTCGACCACTTGCTCTTCCTCGCCATGCTGTTGCTGCCCGCACCACTGGTGGCAACCTCACGACAATGGAGCGGCAGTCGCAGCGCTCAACGGACCCTGGCGCGCACCGCCCAAGTCGTCACCGCATTCACCCTGGGGCATTCGGTTAGCCTGGCCACTGTCACACTGTCGGGCGCATCCTTCGGTGGGCGGTGGGTGGAGACCCTGATTGCCATGTCCGTCGCTGCGTCCGCGGTCCACGCCATGCGTCCCCTGGTCCGCGGTGGCGAGGTACTGCTGGCCGGTTCCTTCGGCCTGGTGCACGGGCTGGCCTTCGCCGGGCTGCTCCGTGAGTTCGGAGGCGGGGCGGGAGCTGCCCTGCAGGACCTCCTTGCCTTCAACTTTGGTGTCGAGGTCGCCCAATTGCTTGTCGTGGCGGCCGTTGTTCCCTCTCTCCTCGTCCTGTCCGCCGGCACCCGCTACCACATCGTGCGCCGTACTGCGGGCTCGGCTGGACTAGTCGCGGCCGTGGCCTGGACCGTGGAGCGGGCCACTGGCCTGACAACCCCTTTGCAGCCCGCGCTCAACGCCCTCGCCTCCACACCCGAGATGCTTGCGATTGCACTGGCTGTCATCGCCGGCCTTGACGTTGTCTTTCGCCGACGCGTCCACATCGACGAGTCAGAACCTTCCTCGCCGACCTCCTCCGTTGCCCTGTCGGAACCTGCATCCTTCACCCGCTCCCTTTGATTCTTGCGATCGGAACCGAACATGTACACGAGACTCGCCCTCACG
The Streptomyces sp. NBC_01723 genome window above contains:
- a CDS encoding HupE/UreJ family protein translates to MPVDQLQRATGLAFPERSGVTPDASSELTEYIQTRFHARGSQGPWQVVLGAPRMSELGGQPYVTVPLTMRASTPARHEALWLNCDVILREIVSHDVHVYRSRTSEGSLHAARLQLAGTFNYARSAVTISVEAASAQGFADTVGMGMVHVLEGLDHLLFLAMLLLPAPLVATSRQWSGSRSAQRTLARTAQVVTAFTLGHSVSLATVTLSGASFGGRWVETLIAMSVAASAVHAMRPLVRGGEVLLAGSFGLVHGLAFAGLLREFGGGAGAALQDLLAFNFGVEVAQLLVVAAVVPSLLVLSAGTRYHIVRRTAGSAGLVAAVAWTVERATGLTTPLQPALNALASTPEMLAIALAVIAGLDVVFRRRVHIDESEPSSPTSSVALSEPASFTRSL